The Achromobacter deleyi genome has a window encoding:
- the recN gene encoding DNA repair protein RecN yields MLRTLHIRDFVIVEQTEIHFGSGFTVFSGETGAGKSILVDALALALGERGDASMLREGAPRADITAVFDTPKTLRAWLAEREIDADDELSLRRVIDAQGRSRAYINGTPATVAQLRELGDSLVDIHGQHAHQSLMRPDAQRDLLDAHGGHGDLRQAVSQAWKQWRALARQLEAAEKDAASLATERERLQWQAEELDHLGLGPDEWESLQSEHTRLSHSQSLLDGASQIMEALDGEGDSAHHRITSANHRIQQMLRHDPGLQGVYDELESARIAISEAVSDLNNYVSRVDLDPKRLADVEARLGLVFETARKFRTEPNALCELRDSLHAELAALEAAGDVDALRAQAGAAQTQYDAAAAKLTTARRKIAKDLGKQVTLAMQTLAMQGGRFEPTLAASAPSAHGNEQVEFLVAGHAGTTPRPLAKVASGGELSRISLALSVIASRAARVPALIFDEVDSGVGGAVAEAVGKLLRELGERHQVLCVTHLPQVAACANNQFLVSKTESRGTTRSSIEELDAPARVEEIARMLGGIKLTATTREHAREMLEGFGQTTT; encoded by the coding sequence ATGCTGCGCACCCTGCACATCCGCGACTTCGTCATCGTCGAACAGACCGAGATCCACTTCGGCTCTGGCTTTACCGTTTTCTCCGGCGAGACCGGCGCAGGCAAATCCATTCTGGTGGATGCGCTGGCGCTGGCGCTGGGCGAACGGGGCGACGCCAGCATGCTGCGCGAAGGCGCGCCCCGCGCCGACATCACCGCTGTCTTCGACACGCCCAAGACGCTGCGCGCCTGGCTGGCCGAACGCGAGATCGATGCCGACGATGAGCTGTCGTTGCGCCGCGTCATCGACGCGCAGGGACGCAGCCGCGCCTACATCAACGGCACGCCCGCCACGGTGGCCCAATTGCGAGAACTGGGCGACAGCCTGGTCGACATCCACGGCCAGCATGCGCATCAGAGTCTGATGCGCCCCGACGCCCAGCGCGACCTGCTGGATGCCCATGGCGGCCACGGCGACCTCCGCCAGGCCGTCAGCCAGGCGTGGAAACAATGGCGCGCGCTGGCGCGGCAGCTGGAAGCCGCGGAAAAAGACGCTGCAAGCCTCGCCACGGAGCGCGAACGCCTGCAATGGCAGGCCGAAGAGCTGGATCACCTGGGACTGGGTCCGGACGAATGGGAGTCGCTGCAATCCGAACACACCCGCCTGTCGCATTCGCAGTCGCTGCTGGATGGCGCCTCCCAGATCATGGAAGCGCTGGATGGCGAAGGCGATTCCGCGCATCACCGGATCACGTCGGCCAACCACCGCATCCAGCAGATGCTGCGCCATGACCCCGGCCTGCAGGGCGTCTACGATGAGCTGGAATCCGCCCGCATCGCCATCAGCGAAGCCGTGTCGGACCTGAACAATTACGTCAGCCGCGTCGACCTGGACCCGAAGCGACTCGCCGACGTGGAAGCGCGGCTAGGGCTGGTGTTCGAGACAGCCCGCAAATTCCGCACCGAACCCAACGCGCTGTGCGAACTGCGCGACTCCCTGCATGCCGAGCTGGCCGCCCTGGAAGCCGCCGGCGACGTCGACGCGTTGCGCGCCCAGGCCGGCGCCGCGCAAACCCAATACGACGCGGCAGCCGCCAAACTGACGACCGCCCGCCGCAAGATCGCGAAGGACCTGGGCAAACAGGTCACGCTGGCCATGCAGACGCTGGCCATGCAGGGCGGCAGGTTCGAACCCACGCTGGCCGCATCCGCGCCGTCCGCGCACGGCAACGAGCAAGTTGAATTCCTGGTGGCCGGCCACGCCGGCACCACGCCGCGCCCCCTGGCCAAGGTGGCCTCGGGCGGGGAACTGTCGCGCATCTCGCTGGCGCTGTCCGTCATCGCCAGCCGCGCGGCGCGCGTACCCGCGCTGATCTTCGACGAAGTCGACAGCGGCGTGGGCGGCGCGGTCGCCGAGGCGGTCGGCAAGCTGCTGCGCGAGCTGGGGGAACGCCACCAGGTGCTGTGCGTCACCCACCTGCCCCAGGTCGCCGCGTGCGCCAACAACCAATTCCTGGTCAGCAAGACGGAGTCGCGCGGCACGACGCGCTCGAGCATCGAGGAACTAGATGCGCCCGCCCGCGTCGAGGAGATTGCCCGGATGCTGGGCGGCATCAAGCTCACCGCCACCACGCGCGAACATGCGCGCGAGATGCTGGAAGGCTTCGGCCAGACGACCACGTAA
- the fur gene encoding ferric iron uptake transcriptional regulator: protein MSDQSELKNMGLKATFPRLKILDIFRKSGERHLSAEDVYRALIGENVEIGLATVYRVLTQFEQAGILARSQFDSGKAVFELNDGDHHDHLICTNCGKVVEFSDPDIEKRQQKIAKDNAFALESHAMVLYGICGSCLKGR from the coding sequence ATGAGCGACCAAAGCGAACTGAAGAACATGGGTTTGAAGGCGACTTTTCCTCGCCTGAAGATTCTTGATATTTTCCGCAAATCGGGTGAACGCCACCTGAGCGCCGAAGACGTCTACCGGGCCCTGATAGGCGAAAACGTCGAAATCGGCTTGGCGACCGTCTATCGCGTCCTGACGCAATTCGAGCAGGCCGGCATTCTTGCGCGCAGCCAGTTCGACAGCGGCAAGGCCGTGTTTGAACTCAATGACGGCGATCACCACGATCACCTGATTTGCACGAATTGCGGGAAAGTCGTCGAGTTTTCGGACCCGGACATCGAAAAGCGGCAGCAGAAGATCGCCAAGGACAACGCCTTCGCGCTGGAAAGCCACGCGATGGTGCTGTATGGCATTTGCGGCAGCTGCCTGAAAGGCCGCTAA
- a CDS encoding outer membrane protein assembly factor BamE, which translates to MIARIPSRSLKTGLVIAALAVALAGCSSGKWGFPYKAGVQQGNWITQEQVALLQPGMTREQVRFALGSPTLTSVLHANRWDYPYYFKPGYGEAQERKFTVWFENDRLTRWEGDKQPDLQPYQINTPDSVSDEKADQRLNQDEARLKEEQDQQKRDADAPVSPLNQYPGQPGNAPEPLR; encoded by the coding sequence ATGATTGCACGAATTCCCTCCCGCTCTCTGAAGACCGGTTTGGTCATTGCCGCCCTGGCCGTCGCCCTGGCGGGCTGCAGCTCGGGCAAGTGGGGCTTCCCGTATAAGGCCGGCGTCCAGCAAGGCAACTGGATCACGCAGGAACAAGTTGCGCTGCTCCAGCCCGGCATGACCCGCGAACAGGTGCGCTTCGCCCTGGGCAGCCCTACGCTGACCAGCGTGCTGCACGCCAACCGCTGGGATTACCCGTACTACTTCAAGCCTGGTTACGGCGAAGCGCAGGAACGCAAGTTCACGGTCTGGTTCGAAAATGACCGGCTGACGCGCTGGGAAGGCGACAAACAGCCCGACCTGCAGCCCTACCAGATCAACACGCCGGATTCCGTCTCGGACGAAAAGGCCGACCAGCGCCTGAACCAGGATGAGGCCCGGCTGAAGGAAGAGCAGGACCAGCAAAAGCGTGACGCCGACGCGCCTGTCAGCCCGCTCAATCAATACCCCGGCCAGCCCGGCAACGCGCCCGAGCCGCTGCGTTAA